A stretch of the Eulemur rufifrons isolate Redbay chromosome 20, OSU_ERuf_1, whole genome shotgun sequence genome encodes the following:
- the LOC138400607 gene encoding neuroendocrine secretory protein 55-like has product MDRRSRALQWRRARPNYHLCPPIGRRTAAALLWLSCSIALLRALAASHARAQQQRLAAQQRRSFLNAHHRSDAPIFPQTPESESDYEHEEAELDLSLPECPDYDFEYYYETEYENDFENDFDSNFDTEPDSESDSAPTTEPETEPEDDRGPSHSTSTQSFIQRLYALRLRSPDASPSRAPPSTQEPESPREGEEPEPEPKDKDPKDPEEPEEPKKEKKQRRRCKPKKSTRRDSSPESPSKKGPIPIRRH; this is encoded by the coding sequence ATGGATAGGAGGTCCCGGGCTCTGCAGTGGCGCCGAGCTCGCCCAAATTACCACTTGTGCCCGCCGATAGGCCGCCGGACAGCCGCCGCGCTCCTCTGGCTCTCCTGCTCCATCGCGCTCCTCCGCGCCCTTGCCGCTTCCCACGCCCGAGCCCAGCAGCAGCGCCTGGCTGCCCAACAGCGCCGGAGCTTCCTTAACGCCCATCACCGCTCCGACGCCCCGATATTCCCCCAGACCCCTGAGTCCGAATCTGACTACGAGCACGAGGAGGCAGAGCTTGACCTGTCCCTCCCTGAGTGCCCAGACTACGACTTCGAGTACTACTACGAGACCGAGTACGAAAACGACTTCGAGAACGACTTCGACAGCAACTTCGACACCGAGCCCGATTCCGAGTCCGATTCCGCTCCCACCACTGAGCCCGAGACCGAGCCGGAAGACGACCGCGGCCCCAGCCACTCCACCTCCACCCAGTCTTTCATCCAGCGTCTGTACGCTCTGAGGTTGCGAAGCCCCGACGCCTCCCCAAGTCGTGCGCCGCCCAGCACTCAGGAGCCCGAGAgccccagggagggggaggagcccgagcccgagcccaaGGACAAGGATCCGAAGGACCCCGAAGAGCCCGAGGAGCCCAAGAAGGAGAAGAAGCAGCGGCGCCGCTGCAAGCCGAAGAAGTCCACCCGCCGCGACTCGTCCCCGGAGTCCCCTTCCAAAAAGGGACCCATCCCCATCCGGCGTCACTAA